One Verrucomicrobiota bacterium genomic window, GTACTGAAAAATGATTCCACAAAGGGATTGTCATTGGGGGTTCGCGGGCGTGCGAACATTTGAGGCATCTGATGGATTTCACACAAGCGTTTGATGAGGGGGAGCCTATGGGGTCGATGTTCATATTTCATATTCATAAAAATTTGAACTATCTCTCTCGGTTGAAAAGTGGATGAAGTAATACAAATAAATCACATCACTCTACCAAGAACAATCTTAGAAAATTAGTGGAAATGGGAGAAGAAGTATTCGGAGAGAGCACAAATATGAACATTGACCCTGCACGCTCGTTCTTGACCCTGCACGCTTGTTGTAGACTTTCTTTCAGAAAAACTTCCGAATTACCTGATTCCATCCGCGTTCATCAAGCTTTCAGAAATGCCTCTTACCGTGAATGGGAAAATTGACATCCGCGCTCTCCCAGAATCTGAAATCGTTACCACGACTCAGGAACCAGAAAGAGAGTGTTCACCGAACGAATTGGTAGTATATATGGAAGGAGATTCTTAATATTGATAAAATTGGACTGAATGATGACTTTTTCGCCCTTGGCGGTCATTCGCTCATGATCATGCAGATACTTAGTCTGACTAAGAAAATATTTGGAATCAACTTATCCTATCGGGATCTTTTCCAATTCTCGACTATAGCAGATTTCGCTTCAGTTGTTGATAAAAACAAAACCCAATCCAAGTCGTAGGTTGAATGCCTATTGCAAATTGAAACTCCAGGCAAAACATACTCCTAAATATTCAGGACCATCTATCTTTCCTGAGGGGATGAAGGTGGAATCTTAACCGAAGAGGCACTACAGGATTGTAATCCGTCTGAACCTGGGAAGTAAAAGTTGATTTATATATTTTACGATTGATCCTTTTTGGCTCCCCCGATCAATACCAATTCGGAGTACTTATAAAAACCACTCTACTGTCGGAGTTCTTATAAACTTCTGGTAATCTAAAAAATAATCCTAGATTCTGGGGCCACTATTGCTGGTCCGGTCATAAGAGGAGCAGTTAACATCTATTCTTCCTTTTAATCCAAGTTATGCAAAATAAACCTCACATTGCCGTGGTATTTTCCGCATTTATGTCTGGCGGAGCCGAGACAGTTTGCTTGTGGATTCTAGAAGCACTTAAAAAGGATTACAACCTGAGCCTGGTTACGTTCACTCCTGTAAACTGGAATAAGATCAACGCCCTCTACGGAACCAATCTAGGGGAGGATTCCGTCAAAACAGTATCCCCGGTTCCGAAGTGGCTCTCCTCGGGCGTAGTCTATTTTTTTAAAAACATTTCGCAACCTCACCCATGGTTACAACATTTGTTGATGCGCTACTATAAAAAGCATTCCAAAAAGTTCGACTTGGGAATAAGCGCTTACAATGAAATGGATCTTCAAAAACCGGGAATCCAATATGTCCACGCCCCAAAATATGTGTTGGGTAGGAGACGCCACGAACGAGTATCCGGCTATTCTATTGAGAGAATGAAACAAAACCTGACTCTCACCTGCTCCGATTTTGTCGCCAAAAAATACGAAAGATTTCATGGTGAACCGGCCACCGTTGTATTTCCTCCGGTTGACAAAGAATACCCAAAGGTAGAATGGGAAACAAAAGAGTTTTCATTTATTTCCTGTGGGAGGTTAGCGCCAGAAAAAGAGCCGCATAAGGCCATCGAACTTCTAAAGAGGGTTCGAAGTAGAGGGCATCCGGTAAAACTGCACATCGTAGGCACTGAGGTGAACAAAGCTTATTTATCCCATCTAAGAGCGCTTCAGAAAGAGAATAAGGAATGGGTGAGTTTACATGTTAGCCGTCCCAGGAAGGAATTTATACAACTGTTAAGCAATTCCCGCTTTGCTATTCACTTTCGCATCGAAGGGTTTGGAATTACCATAGCAGAACTCATGAAGGCAGGTTGTATTCCATTCGTCTATGGTGTTGGCGGACAATTGGAAGTGGTAGGTAAAAATGAAGCCCTCATTTTCAATACCGAAGAAGAAGCTTTTGAGAAAATCATCTCTGTGTTGGAGGACAGGCAAAAACAGGAATCTCTAAGGGAATACCTAATGCAACAAGCAACCGCATTTGAAACGGAATCTTTCATGAATCGGATCCGTGAACACGTATTGACTTTCTTTAATGAACCCACTCAGAAGGTTCCGGGAATTTCAAAGACAGCGTAGCAAATGATTTGCAGTTGTTTAAACCATGTAACAGGATGACTGAAAAGGTACTCATGAAACTCGACCTCAAACAATGCGTATAGCAGTAGTCGTTTTTCAATTTCCCAAGGTATCTGAAACGTTTGTTCTCAATCAGATATGTGGACTCATACAAGCAGGTCATCAGGTAGAGATTTACGCCTATAAAAAGGGATCTGGCGCTGACCTTTCCCAGAACGCGGTAACCGGGTTTAAACTCGAAGAACGAACCTTTTATTTTCCAAGACAAAACACAAAGTCTTATCAAAAGGCACTGGCCCTATTGTTTACTATCATCACCCGGGGTTATAAAACGCCGATGGCTGTTCTGTGGTTGATCAGGTATTCACTATCACAGATTATTAGAGGTCAAAAACCCGGCATATATAATTGCGATGCTTTCATTGGGCAGCGACCTTATGACGTAGTTCATTTTCAATTCGGGAACTTGGTACAAGATATGATTGGAATTCGAAAATTCCCTATACTTAACGGAAAATGGTTGGTGTCGTTTCGTGGGTATGACATCACCCGGTATTTGAAAGAAAGAGGAAGAAAGGTATTTAACGAAACGTTCCAGGCAGTCGATAGAGTGTTACCTGTATCAGATAATTTTAAATCCCGATTGATCGACCTCGGATGCGATGAAGAAAAAATCACTGTTCTTCGATCCGGTATCGACATAAATCGATTCAAATTTAGAAATGCGCTTCCCCAAAATAATAACCCAGTTCAGCTCCTCAGCTACTGCAGGTTGGTTCAGAAAAAAGGGCTGGAATACGCAGTGCGAGCAGTCGCAAGACTCGTCGAAGAGGGCTTGCCCATTGTCTATACTATCATTGGAAGCGGACCATTACGGGAAGAAATCGGAGAACTGATCATCAAGCATGGTAAAGAAAAACACATCCTTCTTCTCGAAGATATGAATCAGGACTTGATTATTGAGAAGCTAAGCGAAACCCATATCTTCTTATGCCCTAGCGTGACTGCAGACAATGGCGACGAAGAAGGGATTCCCAATTCCCTAAAAGAAGCGATGGCTGTGGGAGTTCCAGTTATTGCCACTTACCACAGTGGAATCCCTGAATTAGTAGAAAATGATATTTCCGGCTGCCTGATTAATGAACGGGATGAGTTGGCCCTCGCTGAGAAAATAAAGGAACTTATGGGTTCTTCTCAAAAACAACTTCAATTGGGTCGTTGCGGAAGGCAAAAGATCGAGCAAGAGTACAACATTGAAAAATGGAATGCAGAGCTCCTCAAACTATATCGTAACCATCATTAAGCCCTAATGTGTGGTATTGCAGGCGAATTTAGTTTTAAGCAGGCCCCCAGTGACGCTGACTGGAACCATTTGGGTCAATTAATGGATCGTCGCGGTCCTGATGGTAAGGGGCGATGGGATGATCCAGGTTTTGCTACTTTTATCTTTAGAAGATTGGCTATTTTGGATTTGAGTGAGAAGGGGAATCAACCCATGACAACCAGGGATGGCCGGCACGTCATAGTGTACAATGGCGAACTCTATAATTTCCAGAAACTCCGAGAGGAACTCATCGCAAAAGGAGAGGTATTTTTTTCAGGCAGTGACACGGAGGTCGTACTAAAATCTTTGGTGACTTGGGGAAAAGAAGCGTTCCACAAATTCAACGGAATGTTTGCTTTGGCATTTTATGACCGCCTCGAAAAGAAGCTACTTCTTGCCCGCGACCATGCGGGGATGAAACCTCTATATTTCCTTACAAATACCAAAGGCATATTCTTTGCGTCCCAGTATGATCAAGTGTTGGCACACCCTTGGAGTAAATCGTGTACAGTCTCTGCTGAAGCTTTGAGGCTCTATATGAGCCTTGCGTATATTCCTGCTCCCTATGCTATTTTGAACGATTCGCAGATGATTGAACCTGGGAGTTGGGTAGAAATTGATCACACGGGACGAATTGAAACAAAGAAGTGGTATTCATTTCCAATTCCAAACGAAGAAGGAAATCCTAATTTTGAGGAAGCACTAACCGAACTAGATGAGGCGCTTAATAGTGCAGTTAAGAGACATCTTATTAGTGATGTTCCCGTGGCAGCATTCTTGTCTGGAGGAATTGATTCTCCCATGATCGCTTCCACCATCAGAAATATAACAAAAGGTGTCGTTCAAACTTTTACGATGGGGACAGACTCCCCACAATCAGATGAATCAGCCGATGCCATGCGGTACGCCGAGAGTCTGGGACTCAATCAAAGCATATATAAAATTACGACAGAAGACTCTATCCATCTTCTCGACGACGTGATTGATTCCTGCGGAGAACCCTTTGGAGATATTTCCATGTTTCCTTCACTCGCCATTTCCAATTTTGTTAGCAATGACTACAAGGTAGTATTGTCAGGGGATGGTGGTGATGAACT contains:
- a CDS encoding glycosyltransferase family 4 protein gives rise to the protein MQNKPHIAVVFSAFMSGGAETVCLWILEALKKDYNLSLVTFTPVNWNKINALYGTNLGEDSVKTVSPVPKWLSSGVVYFFKNISQPHPWLQHLLMRYYKKHSKKFDLGISAYNEMDLQKPGIQYVHAPKYVLGRRRHERVSGYSIERMKQNLTLTCSDFVAKKYERFHGEPATVVFPPVDKEYPKVEWETKEFSFISCGRLAPEKEPHKAIELLKRVRSRGHPVKLHIVGTEVNKAYLSHLRALQKENKEWVSLHVSRPRKEFIQLLSNSRFAIHFRIEGFGITIAELMKAGCIPFVYGVGGQLEVVGKNEALIFNTEEEAFEKIISVLEDRQKQESLREYLMQQATAFETESFMNRIREHVLTFFNEPTQKVPGISKTA
- a CDS encoding glycosyltransferase, whose product is MRIAVVVFQFPKVSETFVLNQICGLIQAGHQVEIYAYKKGSGADLSQNAVTGFKLEERTFYFPRQNTKSYQKALALLFTIITRGYKTPMAVLWLIRYSLSQIIRGQKPGIYNCDAFIGQRPYDVVHFQFGNLVQDMIGIRKFPILNGKWLVSFRGYDITRYLKERGRKVFNETFQAVDRVLPVSDNFKSRLIDLGCDEEKITVLRSGIDINRFKFRNALPQNNNPVQLLSYCRLVQKKGLEYAVRAVARLVEEGLPIVYTIIGSGPLREEIGELIIKHGKEKHILLLEDMNQDLIIEKLSETHIFLCPSVTADNGDEEGIPNSLKEAMAVGVPVIATYHSGIPELVENDISGCLINERDELALAEKIKELMGSSQKQLQLGRCGRQKIEQEYNIEKWNAELLKLYRNHH
- the asnB gene encoding asparagine synthase (glutamine-hydrolyzing) is translated as MCGIAGEFSFKQAPSDADWNHLGQLMDRRGPDGKGRWDDPGFATFIFRRLAILDLSEKGNQPMTTRDGRHVIVYNGELYNFQKLREELIAKGEVFFSGSDTEVVLKSLVTWGKEAFHKFNGMFALAFYDRLEKKLLLARDHAGMKPLYFLTNTKGIFFASQYDQVLAHPWSKSCTVSAEALRLYMSLAYIPAPYAILNDSQMIEPGSWVEIDHTGRIETKKWYSFPIPNEEGNPNFEEALTELDEALNSAVKRHLISDVPVAAFLSGGIDSPMIASTIRNITKGVVQTFTMGTDSPQSDESADAMRYAESLGLNQSIYKITTEDSIHLLDDVIDSCGEPFGDISMFPSLAISNFVSNDYKVVLSGDGGDELFWGYPERANKIMRLCEYYRCPFALRYLYKRLVGNLGDQTKFTPSTQRTLGDTFRSVHSHLSEYWLNNIFIDFPKWPSGYSAFKYGGWKKTPSANFIKKCEFESHLPMVLLKMDRASMHHSLENRIPFLDREVITAASKFSWEACLDLDTMTGKIPLRKLLKRRTNFQSTKKKGFGVPMDDWLRTSLRPLFEELVLSRDNILGLEISKPQMKALFSEHCERKADHSWGLWPLLSLTIWEKKFLS